A region from the Cannabis sativa cultivar Pink pepper isolate KNU-18-1 chromosome 9, ASM2916894v1, whole genome shotgun sequence genome encodes:
- the LOC115722914 gene encoding kiwellin — MYSIITLLIISLLVLLPHHLEAISSCNESCRTLNDCEGQLICIKGKCDDDPDIGTKICDGGGGSGGGSCKSSGTLICKGKSFLKFKCSPPITSSTPAKLTNNDFSEGGDGGAPSQCDERFHSNTERVVALSTGWYNDGSRCGKIIKITAKNGRSTTAKVVDQCDSQNGCDAEHAGQPPCKNDIVDGSNAVWSALGLDTDLGVVDVTWSMASNDDVYALKHYT, encoded by the coding sequence ATGTATAGTATTATTACTTTGTTAATCATTTCCTTATTGGTATTGCTCCCTCATCATTTGGAGGCCATATCTTCATGTAACGAATCATGTCGTACCCTAAACGATTGTGAAGGTCAACTCATTTGTATCAAAGGAAAGTGCGACGATGACCCTGACATCGGAACCAAAATATGTGATGGTGGTGGAGGCAGTGGTGGGGGATCATGCAAATCTTCAGGCACTCTTATTTGCAAGGGAAAAAGTTTCCTGAAATTCAAGTGCTCTCCACCAATCACATCCTCCACCCCAGCGAAATTGACTAACAACGATTTCAGTGAGGGTGGTGATGGCGGGGCACCATCTCAGTGTGATGAGAGATTTCATTCCAACACTGAGAGAGTGGTTGCTCTCTCAACTGGTTGGTACAACGATGGTTCGAGGTGTGGAAAGATTATTAAGATTACGGCTAAGAATGGGAGAAGTACAACCGCTAAGGTGGTTGACCAGTGTGATTCCCAAAACGGTTGTGATGCTGAACATGCAGGTCAACCACCTTGTAAAAATGATATTGTTGATGGTTCCAATGCTGTGTGGAGTGCTCTTGGGCTCGACACCGATTTGGGTGTTGTCGATGTTACTTGGTCTATGGCGAGCAATGATGATGTGTATGCACTAAAACATTACAcgtaa
- the LOC115722851 gene encoding IAA-alanine resistance protein 1: MPFSNYTKMLTLLFLLFAFPGLDLSHASQVSPSIDVHRCSHGHDHHHHHGHHHNHHHQSSLESNLLPEELAEEEDMKLYGFGSHAHDHDHDHHHEHFGVLQLTGPGLWLHALGCSFLVSMASLICLIILPVVFVQGKPSKTVVDSLALFGAGAMLGDAFLHQLPHAFGGGHSHSNDHHEGHDHDDHSGHSHAHSLADLSVGLSILAGIVLFLLVEKLVRYVEDNSGGANTWGHTHHHHHKKSKKLKDDDKSADDIQSKSSTGNDKIALEKSSEVSDELLHDSLKEDAQNGSHIRKRRTTVDGEDDKQDVDAAKVSSADIKTPKEEDVQAPSNLVFGYLNLFSDGVHNFTDGVALGSAFLLYGSVGGWSRTLFLLAHEIPQEVGDFGILVRSGFSVSKALFFNFLSALVALAGTALALLLGQDPGQSSLIEGFTAGGFIYIAVAGVLAEMNSSSKPTLKTIIGHLTSLILGMGVALCISLIE; encoded by the exons ATGCCTTTTTCTAATTATACAAAAATGCTTACTCTGCTCTTTCTCCTTTTCGCTTTCCCTGGTTTGGATCTGAGTCACGCTTCTCAGGTCTCTCCCTCTATTGATGTTCACCGATGTAGTCACGGACacgaccaccaccaccaccacggTCACCATCACAACCATCACCACCAGAGTTCACTCGAATCGAATCTTCTTCCCGAGGAATTGGCTGAGGAGGAGGATATGAAGCTCTACGGGTTTGGTTCTCATGCTCACGATCATGACCATGACCATCACCACGAACATTTCGGAGTTTTACAGCTTACCGGTCCTG GTCTTTGGCTACATGCGTTGGGATGCTCTTTTTTGGTGAGCATGGCTTCCcttatttgcttaattatcttgCCAGTAGTGTTTG TTCAAGGGAAACCATCCAAGACAGTTGTTGATTCATTGGCTTTATTTGGG GCTGGGGCTATGCTAGGGGATGCTTTTCTTCATCAACTACCACATGCCTTCG GGGGTGGACACTCGCACTCTAATGATCACCATGAAGGTCACGACCATGATGATCATTCTGGACACTCACATGCACATTCACTAGCAGATCTTTCTGTGGGGCTGTCCATCCTGG CTGGAATTGTACTTTTTCTTCTAGTAGAGAAGTTAGTGAGGTATGTTGAAGATAATTCTGGAGGAGCTAATACATGGGGTCACACTCACCACCACCATCACAAGAAAAGTAAGAAATTGAAGGATGATGATAAATCTGCTGATGACATCCAGTCAAAGTCATCCACTggaaatgataaaatagcacTGGAAAAATCATCTGAAGTTTCAGATGAATTACTGCACGATTCATTAAAGGAAGATGCTCAAAATGGATCTCATATTAGGAAG AGGCGCACTACTGTTGATGGTGAGGATGATAAACAAGATGTAGATGCTGCTAAAGTCTCATCTGCTGATATTAAAACTCCGAAAGAAGAAGATGTTCAAGCACCAAGCAATCTTGTCTTCGGTTATCTGAATCTCTTCTCTGATGGTGTT CACAATTTTACTGATGGAGTAGCTTTAGGAAGTGCGTTCTTGCTTTATGGTTCAGTTGGTGGATGGTCTAGAACTCTCTTCTTGCTTGCTCATGAGATTCCTCAAGAG GTTGGAGATTTTGGTATCTTAGTAAGGTCCGGTTTTAGTGTATCCAAAGCACTATTTTTCAACTTTCTTTCAGCCCTAGTTGCACTAGCAGGAACAGCACTG GCTCTGCTGTTGGGACAAGATCCAGGACAGTCATCTTTGATCGAG GGATTTACAGCCGGTGGATTCATCTACATTGCGGTGGCGGGGGTGCTTGCAGAGATGAATAGCAGTAGCAAGCCCACCCTGAAAACTATAATAGGGCATTTGACCTCATTGATACTTGGCATGGGGGTTGCTCTTTGTATTTCTCTTATAGAATGA
- the LOC115722166 gene encoding 65-kDa microtubule-associated protein 6, producing MLALGSPTMGVRTNTTCNVLLRELQQIWNDIGETEADQDRMLLELERECLDVYRRKVDEAANCKARLHQSVAAKEAELATLVASLGELNIQSPIQAEKRSKSLKEKLSSVAPLVEDLKMKKEERMKQFSDIKTQIEKISGEISGYSHIDNTAIGSLSLDEQDLSLRKLTEFQTHLRSLQKEKSDRLHKVLEHVNEVHSLCAVLNLDFGQTVSEVHPSLHGTSIEQSTNISNSTLEGLELTILKLKTERKVRIQKLKDIVASLSELWNLMDSSREEKNNFSRIAFILGKSETEITEQGFLSMEIIDQASQEVERLTKLKASRMKELVIKKRSELEEICRMTHIEPDTSTAIEKSTAMIDSGLVDPSELLANIEAQILKAKEEAISRKEIMDRIDRWLAACEEENWLEEYSLDHNRYSAGRGAHINLKRAERARVTVTKIPAMVDNLINRTLSWEDERKKLFLYDGARLVSILEDYKLSRQQKEEEKKRYRDQKKLQDLLLTEKESIYGSKPSPRKTNSFRKPNGYRANGNGSMTTTPRRSSVGSATPELMTPRSYSGRQNGYFKEMRRLSTAPLNYVAITKEDTMSFASVCGSELGSPPHG from the exons atgtTGGCTTTAGGGAGTCCTACCATGGGTGTCCGTACAAATACTACTTGCAATGTTTTACTCAGAGAGCTTCAG CAAATATGGAACGACATTGGCGAGACTGAAGCAGACCAAGATCGAATGCTACTCGAGCTAGAGAGAGAATGCTTAGATGTTTACCGGCGGAAGGTTGATGAAGCTGCCAATTGCAAGGCACGACTTCATCAATCGGTTGCTGCCAAGGAAGCTGAGCTTGCAACTCTCGTGGCTTCTCTTGGAGAACTCAATATTCAATCCCCG ATTCAGGCAGAGAAGAGGTCGAAATCATTAAAAGAAAAACTTTCATCTGTGGCGCCACTGGTGGAAGAtctaaaaatgaaaaaggagGAAAGGATGAAGCAATTTTCAGATATAAAGACACAAATTGAGAAGATCAGTGGAGAGATTTCTGGATACAGTCATATCGACAATACAGCAATCGGTTCATTATCCTTGGATGAACAAGATTTATCTCTAAGAAAGCTAACCGAATTTCAAACTCATCTTCGTAGTCTTCAAAAGGAAAAG TCTGATCGTCTTCACAAGGTTTTGGAGCATGTCAATGAGGTCCATTCTCTCTGTGCGGTGcttaatttggattttgggCAAACTGTAAGTGAGGTGCATCCGAGCTTGCATGGGACGAGCATAGAACAGTCGACAAACATCAGCAATAGCACATTGGAAGGGTTGGAACTGACCATTCTCAAATtgaaaacagaaagaaaagtGAGAATACAGAAG CTGAAAGATATTGTGGCGTCGTTGTCTGAACTTTGGAACTTGATGGATTCatcaagagaagaaaagaataaCTTTTCGAGGATTGCTTTTATCCTTGGAAAATCAGAAACAGAAATTACAGAACAAGGTTTTCTTTCAATGGAGATCATTGATCAG GCATCACAAGAAGTTGAGAGGCTCACTAAATTAAAAGCAAGCAGAATGAAGGAACTTGTTATTAAAAAGAGATCGGAATTGGAAGAAATATGCCGAATGACTCATATTGAGCCTGATACTAGCACAGCTATCGAAAAATCAACTGCAATGATAGATTCAG GTCTGGTAGATCCATCCGAACTTCTCGCAAACATTGAAGCGCAGATACTTAAAGCTAAAGAAGAGGCTATAAGCCGAAAGGAAATAATGGATAGGATTGACCGGTGGCTCGCTGCATGTGAAGAAGAAAATTGGCTTGAAGAATATAGCCTA GACCACAACCGGTACAGTGCTGGACGAGGTGCTCACATAAACCTTAAACGTGCAGAACGAGCACGAGTTACAGTAACCAAAATACCAG CCATGGTGGATAACTTGATAAACAGAACTTTGTCATGGGAAGATGAAAggaaaaaattatttctttatgaCGGG GCAAGGTTGGTATCAATACTGGAGGATTACAAACTCAGCAGACAAcagaaagaagaagagaagaagagataCAGG GACCAAAAGAAGCTCCAAGATCTGCTCCTTACAGAAAAGGAATCAATATATGGATCTAAACCAAGTCCTAGGAAAACTAACAGCTTTCGGAAGCCAAATGGGTACCGTGCAAATGGTAATGGCTCAATGACAACTACACCTCGTCGAAGCTCAGTTGGCAGTGCAACTCCTGAACTCATGACACCCCGGTCCTATTCTGGTCGCCAAAATGGTTACTTCAAGGAAATGAGAAGATTGTCTACAGCGCCATTGAACTATGTGGCCATAACTAAAGAGGACACAATGTCTTTTGCATCTGTATGTGGGTCTGAGCTAGGATCTCCTCCGCATGGttga